A window of Scylla paramamosain isolate STU-SP2022 chromosome 36, ASM3559412v1, whole genome shotgun sequence genomic DNA:
AGGCACAGGTAGTGTCTGCCTGGTGCCTCATTGTGCACAGCTTGCTGTCTTGAGTCTTAATGGGTTTTGATGTACTTAATGGCAAACAGTAGAGCCATGATATATTAAGGCTTCTGAATTCATGTACTGCTTAAgatattgtgttttattttcagcCAAGTCAAAATGTATGAGATGATGGAGGAAGTGGATGGAGTGACTAATGCTTTGTCTGGGGTGGCAGGTTGGCTTCAGCATGGAGGAGGTGAGCTTTGTGCTGACCGTTGGACAGACCTGCTGCTGGGTGACTGCCTTCACTTTCGGCCTGCTGTCTGACTGGCTGGTGCAGGGCATCCACCTCACGAAGGTCAATGCACGGCGGGTCATTCACCTCATAGGTTAGTGAGAGCTTAAAGCAGATCTATTTATCGCAGGCTAAGATATTCACTGTCAGCCATTCCTATCACAGTGACTTGTCTGGTGATCTTGGTCCTTCTTTTCTGTGCATTTCATTTCACACAACCTCTTGCAACTATCTCACAGAAGAAGCCTTTCTTTGGCACTTGTTGCAATGGTCTTAGTCACAGAGATAACTGTTTCCTCATGTAGCATTCTGTGCAGTTTTTTACAAGCTGgctcctcttcactcctcagctatggtgatggtggtggtgggcctgGGCAGTGTGGTGCTTGCTGGTTGTCACAAGTGGGTCGTCTCTGCCATGATGATGGTCACCATGATGGGCAGCTCagccaccctctcctccttcacgctCACCCCCATGGACATCGCTCCAAACTATGCAGGTCGGTGTAGCCTTCTTAATGTACCCAGGCTCTTGGTGTGGCTGTAAGAGACAGTCACCAAACCAGagaataaaagatagaaaaccTGCCAGTCGTATGTACCCTGTTTAGCATTTTCCTTCAGTCAAGAAGTGGGTGTGATGTGTTATTTAGTCATAGTCTTTACTTGTGTACTTGGAGATCACCTTTTACTACTATCTATCCACAGGAACACTGTCAGGTATGCTGGGTATTGGCAACATTGGAGGCTTTCTCGCACCAATCATAGCTGCTGAGATTGTCACACAGGTAagagtctgtctgtcagtctgtctttgGCACTCACTTTTGGCACAAGTTCAGATAGTGTATTTCTAAATTTACTGAGTCTCAAAACACTCATGTGTTCTTTTTCAGTCTAATGAGTTGTTCATCTTGCTGATATTTggtaaacgtgttttttttttttttttttttttgcctctaatatatatgaatgacattAATCTTAATCTTATTAAtatcttgtacttttattacaCTTGCTATTTTGTCTCTGGTGTATGTgaggtattgttgttgttgttaatatttgaaacagtatatattcttttccttattacttTCTGCCTCTACTATATGTGAATTACTGATCTTGCCAATATTCAGAATTCTTAGtacattttctattccttctccattAAGTATTAGCTATTGATTCTCCCATTCACTCTTGCAGACAGGGGGATGGGAGGCGTCCATGCTGGTGTGCGGCGCTGTTTATTTCCTGGCCGGGGTGCTGTTCCTGGTCACCGTCACTGCCGAGGTGCAGGAGTGGAATGACTATGAGGAACTCCCAGACTCTGATGACGTGGAATGATATGTGTTGTGTGTTCATGCAGGCTTTCAAGGGCCAAAGACACTCGAAAACCCCAACTGAGTGGAGAGAAGTGTTATGCAGCTTACTGAGTACACGTTCACAGATGAAATGCCGGTTAGGCACAATCAGGCATAGCTTGTGTCAGTGGTTGTGGTGTTCAATGTGTACGCGTGTTAGACTTTCCTTCATAGCAGCTGTCATACCTCATCCCATACACTACCTCAGTGACAGGCGTGGAGtgatatttttaatttatttataatcGTCCACCATCTCATGTTCACAACCCCACACCTGTGATGCCTGTTTGCATGATCTTCTACACTAACAAAATATTCTTATCAGAAACTGTATATGCATGAAGGTATTCCATATTCATGAGGCATTATATAATGGAGTTAACCATTTATGTTTTTAATAAATATGTACTTTAAAATTGTTAATTAGTACGCCTACCATATTCTAAGCTCTTCAGTGTTTGGTGATGCAGTTCAAAAGCTGTACACCGTCAGATATTGCACTAGTTTATAACCTAACCGGCAACCTTGATCACCCACCCAATCTCCAATCACCAATTAATACCTGTGTTGGTGATGTGGTTACTTGCTGGTGACTGCATATGATGTGACCGAGAGATGTACAATGCAGTCGTGTGTCCTAACCAGCAACCTTGACCACCCACCCTCCTCACCAATAAATGCCTGTATTGGTGATTACAGTGTGTGGCGACTGCACGTGGTGATCCAAAGGTATACAATCAGATAATGCAGTAGTGTGTCTCCTAACCAGCTAACCTTGACCACTCAACCTCCATTCACCAATTAGTATCTGTTTACCGCTCATACAACTTCCACTTGAATAACTGTAATGAACCACTGACTGGTGTTTACCACGAATGTGTAAATTTATCTCAGCCATAGATAAGAGGCTGAGTCAGATCGGGAGCAGTCCACCGCGTGGCTGTCATCTTCTTAAACATTTCCATTAATGAGTGAGGTGgagcaattttttatttatttttttatttatttatttttatttatttttttacgaatACAGAAGCACAAACATCAAAACACCGTGCCTGCAAGATATTCATGCTCCACAGCTGACCTATACACGTTTATTCCCTTTGTATCCTCAAACACAATAcagattggtgtgtgtgtgtgtatgtgtgtttgtgtgtgctcaGTGGCCCCCATTCAGCACCCAGCATACTaccatggacacacacacacacacacacacgcacacacacacatgccatcAGGCAATAACACCACACCATACGACCTCAGCGATGTTGAGACGTAAAGGTCACCACCAGAACATAGGTGACAGAATAAACAGTGTCGCAATCCGTCCTCTTGATCTGACTGTCATAAAGACTATTGTTAGAGGATTTGTTAAGGCTAGgcaggttctcatgggtgttttctctcattaaagaaacagaatccTCCTTAAAACCACTAGGATCACGAAAATACTCTTCAAAACCAAATAACTTCCATGAACGCAAGACCACTATTAGAGCGACAATGCATTACAGTCTGTCAGAGTTGTCAAAATGCAGAAAGGCTTGGAAATGAGAACTTAGAGATTGCCGTGAGTCATTATATAGAAGCCTGGTTGACCAAGCAACCCTATCAGGAAGTCCACGCGTGGCAATGTAGGACAGCGACAGCCAGATACAGGCTCTGGACATGCCCATCCTAGTGGCCTTTGCAGAGAGCAGGAGTGAAGGTCAAGGGTAGCCACCACGTACAAAAATACCTACATAAAAGACATAAAACAACCAGTAGTGGGATGAAGTGGCAAAACGACTgtaggaataaatgaataaaaggttGTGATAATCATGTCCCAACGTATTGCACACTTACTGGCGGAAATAATAGTTCAGTTCACAATGGTGTCATGGCCCTCCAGCCTCTACCCCGCCCAGATCCCGCGTGAGAGTGGCCGTCACTGCTGGCAGCCGCACAGTCACCCTGCGCTGTGCTACCCACGGACACGTGTGCTTTCTCTCAGTCCCCTAGTGATCTCCGCTTCCAGGTGAATATAACCAAGTGTAAATAAGCAATGCAAGGCTGGGAAGGAAATTTAGATCACTCAAGGTTGCTCAGTGGATAACTAGGTCTGAGATTTAATGGGCTAAGCAAGGTAGTTTGTCGCAACGAGCTGGCTTGGGTTGAAACTACACATTTCTCACTTATGTTGAGATGCTCAAAGTGGGACTTGTGGAAAAACGTTTGAAGGGGTTTCCTGGAAGCATTTCCCGTGCCATCCCACTCACACTCACCAGGAGATTAGTCACTTAATGTACCCAGTTGAGTGTGGCGCGACAGGCGGCAGCTGCTGTGGCGGCGTGTGGCAGCCAGAGAGCAGCGAGTGAGTAGCGGGGAGCATGGAGACGCCCTCCACCTGCTCCGCTAGCAACTACCAATCCGCTCAGCTGGCTGACTCACGCACGCCCAGGTAGGTATAAACTTTACCATTTACTCGTAGTCAGCTGACCCGGCATTATGGTGCGTGGGACGGTGTGTGTGGAGAGTGAAGTGTGATTACGCGTATCTGAAGCACCGACCAGCAGTCACGGGGACTAGTGGAGGGAAGCGCAGGCTAGAGGCGTTGGCTGCAACTGTCACAGGAACGCCCATGTGGTTACTTTCGCCGCACGCCTGCTGACGATTTTGTGCCGCTCCAATTGCCACAGCTCCACAACTGTGTCCGGGAAGTGATGCCTTTTTGTATCCTGGGCTACTTTCGTGTAGAGTTGAAGTCGTGCTGCTTACAGTATTATTAGTAGCattcttatcttgttttcttgctGTAATCACCACAATACTCGCAATTTtgccggtctctctctctctctctctctctctctctctctctctctctctctcaggtcttcATATGAgagaggcaaatgggcgagatAAACTCGTGTCAGGTGATACGTGAGGGTAAGCGAGTCCGAATGTTTGCAGGTAGCAAGGCGAGGCGGCGCAATGGACAGTAAGGAAATGAGCAAGGAGGAGGCGGCAACCCAAGCTGACCTGCTCATGGACCTCAAGTTGCTTCGCTCAGGATTCACGCCGACGCCAGACAATGAGCTGTCCCTAGATAGTTACATAGGAGCCTACCTAGAGATGAACAAGTAAGGCCGGGCACATCTCATGTCTTCAATACAACAGTGGCCACGTGTCTTCTTCAGAGTACTGGCAGCTGCATATAACCTTGAGTGCAATgcgtatattctctctctctctctctctctctcgttcattctttctagttttcctttcattcccttcattctcttcctctcatttactTGGTTTTTCCctcgtttgatttttttttttccatttcatcaaaattctttgtcttttattcccttctatctctttcatactccttccattcatgtgccttatctctccttcacttctatttcctttacctttcttttcttcctctcctctctttttgcTTTCCAGTTCCTGATTCTGCGTTTTCTTATCTCTCCCCCGTTCAATCAttcattttcccctcttccccttaccTTTCGCTTTCCACGtcccttctccgttttcttatctctcccttcattccttcattttccctcgcTTCCCTTTCATGCCCTTATTTACACACGTGCCCCGTACAGGTTCCTGGGTGTGCTGGGTCCCATCTTCAACATGGTTACCAGTGAAGTAGAAACCAAGGTGAGCAGGCGGCTGAGTGCTACTTCTGTTGGCCTTCAACCCGCCAGACCAGTGCACGCTATCACTTAGGCAGACACGTGCGCTGGTCTGAGGTACACTGGGTCCCTGTGTGGAGCTCTGAAAGACTATAGTGTCATGTTCCCTCATAACTTAACCTTTTTTATAGCTGTGGTCCTTCTTACTAACATTCAGAGCATCacaaaaagaggaggggaatagCTACACTCGTCCTTGTGTGAAAGACTGGAATGTCATGCTCCCTCATCACTCATTGCTTTTATATCTGTCGTCCTATTTttttagtcacacacacacacacacacacacacaaaaaaaaaaaagacattcccGTTTTTTGGACcaacaaactttatttttttagttacacacacacacacacacacacaaaaaaaaaaaaaaagacattcccGTTTTTTGGACCAACAAACTTAACTGACTAAACTTCACCAGTATCCTCGCATCTTACACCTCAGCCATATCCAGGTGCCTCCGGCTACGTCTGCAGGTCATGCGCCAAGCCAGATCTAAAGAAAGCGTCAAGCGGTTAATGTGTGACtaaagtaaagtgtgtgtgtgtgtgtcctaattTTTCCTCTTATAAAGCAACATAACCTCACAAAATTGACTCTTAACTCAAGCTTGGCGTCATTCGCAGGTGAAGATTCTACAAGAGCACCGAAAGAGTGAGGATGGCGACCACTACACGACGGTCAATGACATGCTGAGTTTTGAGCAGAAGCAGGCGCATGGGGGCGTACCAGGAGACCGCCGGGGGCAGCCGTCCGGGGCCAGAACACTCCTCCGCTTACATCGCGCCCTCGGTTAGTGACTCACTCAAGCGATCATGGTTCCttagttttttctttcacatgtcATAGGTCAAAAATTCAACTGTggattgaaaagaaaatgtgtcacacacacacacacacacacgaagaaatGTGTATGCGGCAATGGTTTTATGAATACGAATAAGAGTTCAACGTAtaatcatagagagagagagagagagagagagagagagagagagagagagaacaaacattatacacacacaaacacagacacacacaaaaaataatttcaCCAAAAACTGGCCATTACAAGCATTATCTTACAACACTAGATATCTGTCAACTCACGTCTGGTGTGACCTGTTTTACTATATGGCGTCTCTCGCTGTGCATCTTCAGAGTTCGTGAGAGAGTTCCTGTTGCTGATAATGCGGCCACGGGAAGGTTTCTTCGGTGGCCAGGTGTCTCGCCTCTACGGAGCCACCCTGGGGAAATACCACAGTTGGCTGATACGCACCACTACTTCCACTGCTCTCTTTACCATGCCTGCACATGCCACCATCATGCAGAGGGTGagtctgctactactactactactgctactactactactactactactgttgttactgctactactgttgattctactatcaataaaaaatatgaaatgataaCAATGAATAACGATTACAACAagaatactactgctactaatactactagtagtagtagtagtaatagtagtagaagtagtagtattgaacatcctcggtctgtccttttcttataatctaaaccggaaatttcacatctcatctctagctaaaacagcttctatgaagttaggtgttctgagacgtctctgctagtttttctcctccccccccgtagctgctaactctgtataatgaccttatccgtccatgtatggagtatgcttcacttgtctGGGGGGCGGGGATTCCATTCATacagctcttttagacagggtgaaatcaaaagcttttcgtctcatcaactcctctcctctacctgactgtcttcagcctctttctcatcgccggaatgttgcatctcttgctatcttctactgctattttcatgctaaatgctcttctgatcttgctaactgcatgcctccccttctcccgcggcctcgctgcacaagactttcttctttctctcactccctattctgtccacctctctaatgcaagagttaaccagtattcccagtcattcatccccttctctggtaaactctggaattccctttctgcttctgtatttccaccttcccacgacttgaactccttcaagagggaggtttcaagacacttatccttcaatttttgaccaccatttcggaccctattcgggaccggcatttcagtgggctttttttttttttttattagatttttgttgcccttggccggtgtccctcctaaataaaaaaaaaagtagtagtagtagtaacagcggACTCTGATAATTGTTATAAAAATCAGTAAGAATGCGCCTATTTCCACCACTACCATAGAATAACTGTAGCACaatacacggaaaaaaaaattaaacttagTGTAaggtggcaaaaaaaaataaataaatgaaataaaacagataaaaataagaaaagatccTACATACATATCAACATTGACCTTAAACCCAATGGTCTGTTCGTTAGCCAAgagccacacaccacacaatgcACTATGAGGTGGTAATCCAGTGCTTCTACCCCATGGCAGTTAACAAAGGGAAAGACGGATGTGGACGACTCTGTCAGGGAGGAGATGGACCAGGTGATAGCTGCTATGAAGGATGCCTACGACCTCACTCACAAGCTCTACCAGCAATATGGGTACCTTGACCTTCCCTGATGGCCTCACTGACCCTCTTAGTGATTTGACATCGAGCACAAAACGTGGAACACAAAATACTCATGATAAGATAGGATATAGTGCAATTATTCTTAGGTTTTCTTGATCTTGATATAATTTTTTGTATGGTTGGACTGCAAGTTGGTTTTCCTGTTAGTATTACCAAGGGTCCCCTGCTCGATCTGCTATAATCTGTgccttgtttattttgttagtgGTTCTAAGCTTCTTTGGTCGTGACCCTAAATGCTCGCCAAGCCTGA
This region includes:
- the LOC135091140 gene encoding ceramide-1-phosphate transfer protein-like — encoded protein: MDSKEMSKEEAATQADLLMDLKLLRSGFTPTPDNELSLDSYIGAYLEMNKFLGVLGPIFNMVTSEVETKVKILQEHRKSEDGDHYTTVNDMLSFEQKQAHGGVPGDRRGQPSGARTLLRLHRALEFVREFLLLIMRPREGFFGGQVSRLYGATLGKYHSWLIRTTTSTALFTMPAHATIMQRLTKGKTDVDDSVREEMDQVIAAMKDAYDLTHKLYQQYGYLDLP